In Bacillus methanolicus, the following proteins share a genomic window:
- a CDS encoding tetratricopeptide repeat protein translates to MGKDSKARHQKGMLLSFIPTGEYYFSKGIKAYQRRDFQKAKKYLHRAMQLEPGEPMIACQLAIVYTELGEYQNSNRLLHFILEELDEEMVECHYFLANNYAHLGFFKDACYHAKLYLELDQDGEFTEDAEDLLYLLNLESEGLGEELYEEDDLIIKQEQARELLESGHFPKAIELLNGVIKEYPEYWSAYNNLALAYFYLGEIKKAEDILNEVLRLNPGNLHALCNKLVFSFYQSKTKEVKKMKEVLAKIKPLSSEHQFKLGATFALIGEYELAYFWLKKLYKQGYDGDGGFYYWLSISSYYTGREQAARNIWKKVLEFNPEKAGLEPWNEERPSVSGFEDHIASILKKYESDFIEERLFAIFLTSLSGQKDEILSSRQVVSNAKLSELEQEYLCFIKEREEHSCGRFVKMAHETAKVLYEIHQPIGTKQAGLYLLWFSVFAEAAKTNISLKNTKAWAGAIEYIWHKLRDEKESQQSIASQYGVSLSTLQKYIKLVNSCLR, encoded by the coding sequence ATGGGGAAAGATTCAAAAGCAAGACATCAAAAGGGAATGTTGCTTTCGTTTATTCCAACAGGGGAGTATTATTTCTCAAAGGGGATAAAAGCATACCAGAGACGTGATTTTCAAAAAGCAAAAAAATATTTGCACAGGGCCATGCAACTGGAACCGGGCGAGCCGATGATTGCCTGCCAGTTGGCGATTGTGTATACAGAGTTAGGAGAGTACCAAAATTCAAATCGTCTTTTGCACTTTATCCTCGAAGAATTGGACGAAGAAATGGTGGAATGCCACTATTTTCTTGCAAATAATTATGCCCATCTCGGATTTTTCAAAGATGCATGCTACCATGCTAAACTCTATTTAGAATTAGATCAGGACGGAGAGTTTACGGAAGATGCAGAGGACTTGCTCTATCTGTTGAATTTGGAATCGGAAGGGCTTGGAGAAGAGCTGTATGAAGAGGATGACCTTATCATTAAACAAGAACAGGCTCGTGAATTGCTTGAATCAGGCCATTTTCCAAAGGCAATTGAATTATTAAATGGGGTAATTAAAGAATATCCGGAATATTGGTCAGCGTACAATAACCTTGCGCTCGCATACTTTTATCTCGGAGAAATCAAAAAAGCCGAGGATATATTAAATGAAGTTTTGCGTTTAAATCCGGGCAATTTACATGCTCTTTGCAATAAATTAGTATTTTCTTTTTACCAGAGCAAAACAAAAGAAGTAAAAAAAATGAAAGAAGTTTTGGCGAAAATTAAACCGCTTTCAAGTGAGCATCAGTTTAAGCTTGGGGCTACTTTTGCGCTAATCGGCGAATATGAACTGGCTTATTTCTGGCTTAAGAAGCTTTATAAGCAAGGATATGACGGGGACGGCGGATTTTACTATTGGCTGTCAATCTCTTCGTATTATACCGGGAGAGAACAAGCAGCCCGCAATATATGGAAAAAGGTATTGGAGTTCAATCCTGAGAAAGCCGGCCTTGAACCGTGGAATGAGGAAAGGCCTTCGGTCAGCGGTTTTGAAGACCATATTGCCTCGATCCTGAAAAAATATGAAAGTGATTTTATCGAAGAGCGGCTTTTTGCCATTTTCCTAACTTCTCTTTCCGGCCAAAAAGATGAAATTCTTTCATCTAGACAAGTAGTTTCAAACGCGAAACTGTCCGAATTAGAACAAGAATATTTATGTTTTATTAAAGAAAGGGAAGAACATTCCTGCGGACGGTTTGTAAAAATGGCTCATGAAACTGCAAAAGTTTTATATGAAATACATCAGCCGATTGGAACAAAACAAGCCGGTCTTTATTTACTGTGGTTTTCTGTTTTTGCAGAAGCTGCAAAAACAAACATTAGTCTTAAAAATACGAAAGCATGGGCAGGCGCCATCGAGTATATTTGGCATAAATTGCGGGATGAGAAAGAATCGCAGCAATCAATCGCCAGCCAGTATGGGGTTTCTCTGTCCACGTTGCAAAAATATATAAAATTGGTGAACAGCTGTCTCCGGTGA
- the trxB gene encoding thioredoxin-disulfide reductase, giving the protein MSEEKIYDVIIAGAGPAGMTAAVYTSRANLSTLMIERGVPGGQMANTEDVENYPGFDHILGPELSTKMFEHAKKFGAEYAYGDIKEVIDGKEYKTVVAGSKEYKARAVIIATGAEFKKLGVPGEKELGGRGVSYCAVCDGAFFKGKELVVVGGGDSAVEEGVYLTRFASKVTIVHRRDELRAQAILQQRAFANDKIDFIWSHTVKEINGKDGKVDSVTLVSTKTGEEKEFKTDGVFVYIGMVPLSKPFEKLGITNENGYIETNDRMETKVPGIFAAGDIREKSLRQIVTATGDGSIAAQSAQHYIEELKEELKIKA; this is encoded by the coding sequence GTGTCAGAAGAAAAAATTTATGACGTCATCATTGCCGGAGCCGGTCCTGCCGGAATGACAGCTGCCGTTTATACTTCCCGTGCCAACCTTTCAACGTTAATGATTGAGCGCGGCGTGCCGGGAGGGCAAATGGCTAATACCGAAGATGTTGAAAACTATCCTGGCTTTGATCATATTCTTGGTCCTGAATTATCAACAAAAATGTTCGAACATGCGAAAAAATTCGGTGCAGAATATGCCTACGGTGATATAAAAGAAGTGATTGACGGGAAAGAGTATAAAACCGTTGTAGCCGGTTCAAAAGAATACAAAGCCCGCGCGGTCATTATTGCGACCGGTGCTGAATTTAAAAAGCTTGGCGTTCCGGGTGAAAAAGAACTTGGCGGACGCGGCGTATCTTATTGTGCCGTTTGTGACGGAGCCTTTTTTAAAGGAAAAGAGCTTGTTGTTGTCGGCGGCGGGGACTCTGCAGTTGAAGAAGGCGTATATTTAACAAGATTTGCGTCGAAAGTGACGATCGTTCACCGCCGTGACGAGCTTCGTGCACAGGCGATTCTTCAGCAACGTGCCTTTGCTAATGATAAAATTGATTTTATTTGGAGTCATACAGTTAAGGAAATCAATGGAAAAGACGGTAAAGTCGACAGTGTAACCCTTGTTTCCACAAAAACAGGTGAAGAAAAAGAATTTAAGACAGACGGTGTCTTTGTATATATCGGCATGGTGCCGCTCTCTAAGCCATTTGAAAAACTCGGAATTACAAATGAAAATGGTTATATTGAAACAAATGACAGAATGGAAACTAAAGTGCCCGGCATTTTCGCGGCAGGCGATATCCGTGAGAAATCGCTGCGCCAAATTGTGACAGCAACAGGCGATGGAAGCATCGCAGCCCAAAGTGCCCAGCATTATATAGAAGAACTTAAAGAAGAACTAAAAATAAAAGCATAA